The genomic DNA AAATTTAGAGATAGCACTTTCCGTATCGCCTCCCCCTATAACTGTTTGGTTCGGATTACTGGAGACTGATTTTGCAATAGCTCTTGTACCTTTAGAAAAAGCTGTTTTTTCAAAAACTCCAAGAGGCCCACTCCAAAATATTGTCCTAGCAGTCTTAATAATATTCTGCCATTGAATAATTGTTTTTGGGCCAATATCATAGATTGAGCCAAAAGAGCATATCTTGGTAGGGACCTGAGGTATATCAATAATTTGCGGCTTTCTTGATTTTAAAGATGAAGCAACTACTACGTCTACAGGCAAGAATATTTTAGAAGATGCTTTTTCTATAATATCAGAAGCATTTTTTAGAAAATCTTCGTCGATAATAGAGCTTCCGACATTATATCCTTCTGACGCTAAAAGCGTACTAGCAGAAGTGCCTCCAACTAATAAATAATCAACTTTTTTAAGAAGATTATAAATAACATGTACTTTATCTTTAACTTTTGTGCCTCCGATAATTACAACAAATGGGTGCCTTGGATTATCTTTTACCTTAGATAATTCTTCAACCTCTTTCTCAAAAGAAAATCCGCAAAAACTGGGAATATATTTTGTTATAGCATCAATTGATGCATGAGCTCTATGAGCTACTGCAAATGCTTCGTTAACATAATAATCACCGAGTTTGGCGATTTCTTTAGCAAATTTAAAATTGTTTTTAGATTCTTCTTCATAAAAACGTATATTTTCAAAAATAATAATTTTACCTGGCTCAAGCCCAGAAACTTCACTAATTACATTAGCATTCAAAATATCAGGCAAAAATTTTACATGAGTATGGAGCGATTTTTCTAGATATTTTGCAATAGGCTTTAGGCTTAACTTTTTATCTTTTCCTTGTGGCCTTCCCAGATGGGAAATTATTAAAACTTTTGCTTTGCTTGTTATTAAATATTTAATGGTTGGAATATTTTCTATAATTCTTGAGTCGTCTAGTATTTTGCCGGATTTTATCGGCACATCAAAATTAGCTCTTAAAATAATTGTTTTGTTTTTTACGTCTAGGTCTCTTATAGTTTTCATCACCTTAATATTATACTAAAAAGAGAATAAAAAAAAGGCAGCCAAATTTATCTATTTCAGTTAAATAGCTTTTCTATTTCTTAAAAACTGCTAAAATAAAAAAAGAAAATATGAAAAAAAACAATTACCCTAAATGGATTATGAGCTATAATGAAATTCTTGGCATATATGATAGGCAAGCTAATGCGGTGATGCTTGTTGAAGATTATGGTCCTAAAAACGGCTTCTTTGTTGAAGCATGGAGATCCTATCACTTCCCGAAGACTTCCGAATTAGTGAAAAAATCGTACAGGGAAGGAAATAAAACAATACTAATCATATCGCCAGGAAAAACAAAGCTTAAGCTTATCCCATCCTTCTCTCCAATCGGCATTTCAGAATGTAGAGTAAAAAAAGAAGATATTGAGATTACCTATGAAGGGCTTGGAGGAGGAGGAGTAAATGCTTGCTATAGCAGAGGAATGGCTAAGGGTGTAAAGAAAACTATAGTACTGCAAGAAGCTGGGGGAAGAAAACATGGAAAAGGCAAAATCGTTTTACCAAAATATGAATTTTTATTACTTGCCGGAGATGATACTGATAATAAAGAAGAAGGGGCTACTTACGCGTTAATGCATAATATTGCCGAGGACTTAGACAATGGAAACAATATAAGATATCTAACTCATGGGAATGTCCAACTATACCCCTATAACCCATATAAAACAAGCAATTGTTTTAGTACTGTAATAGGATTTGCCTATAGAAACAAAGCGGATAAGAACAAGATAATAGAAACATTTAAAAAAGAACTTAAGAAATATACCTTAAGTAACGAAACAGCAATGGTTGCTTATAATGGTTTTGTATTACCGAAAGCAATCATCGATTTATCATATGCGTTAAAGTTTCACTTTTTTGATGATATAGAAAAGGTTAAAAAAATCGCCTTGGAAAATAGAGTTGAGGTGTATGAAATAACGGGCAAAAGAGGCATCATCGGATCAGTAGGAGCACTTGGACTTTTCGATAATCCCGAAGTTGCATCTGGACTACCTGAACAATATATTCATCCACATTATTTATAAAACAAATCTAATAATTTTATAATTAATATTCTAACGATTAATGTAAATTGCGCCTACCGGGCAAACTTCTGCACACTGCTTACATCCGATACAGCCTGAATCTTTAAGCTTCTTTCCGTTTTTAGTTGCAATAACAGTATTGAAACCCTTGTTCTTCAGAGTTAAAACATCTGATCCATATGTTTTACAAGCAAAAATACATCTTCGGCATTTTATACATTTGTTTAAATCAAAAACTACCACACCTGAATCATCAACAGGAATATCAAGTTGTTTGCCCTTAAAATCTGATATATAAACTTTATATTTTATGGTTAAATTTTTAAGCTCGCATCGGTCTTTGCGAATGCATGTTGGGCATTTACCTATATGATTTACAAATAAAAGTTTTAAATTTGTATTTCGTGTTTTCTTTATATTGTCTGTTTCTGTTAAGATTTCCATTCCTTCTTCAACTTTTGTAGAACAGGCGGTTTTTAATCCCCGTTGGTTTTTAATTTCCACTAAACAAAGACGGCAATTAGCCTGAGCAGGAAAAATAGGAGCATAGCATAATATTGGAATATAAATATTATTTTCACCCGCTATCCTAAGAATCGTTTCTCCTTTTTTAGCTCTAATTTCTTTGCCATCAATTTTTATATTTACAAAATCGCTCATAAAATTCCTAATTTAACTAATCTATTTTTTACATCTTCAGTTGACTTAAATTGTATTCCTTTCATATTTGCTTTTCTGGCTCCTTGTATATTCTCTATTAGATCATCAAAAAATATACACTCTTTAGTTTTAACACCTAATTTATCTGCCATCAATTTATATATCTTTCTGTTAGGTTTTCTAATCTTAACGTCTGCTGATACAACAATTGCATCAAAATCACTCTTTAGATTTCCTTTTCTCTCTGTATAACTGTACCATTCATGAAGATTATTAGTAAGAAGCCCTGCTTTTACTTTTTTTCTTATTTTCTTAAGAAGATTTTTCATGCCGGGTTGTGGTTTAAAAAATTTAAAAATATAGTTTTTAATTTCTTTAACTTTCATTTCCGATCCAATATCTTTTTGAAATTTTTGCCAAAAATCTTTTTCTGATAACTTGCCAACCTCTAAATATTTTACATATTTTTTATTAAAAATATCTAGGAGATAATTTTGGGGAAGCCCATATTTTTTACTCAAAATCGGAAATGAGGTTAAAACCCCATTTTTATAATAAACACCGCCCAAATCAAAAATCACAGCTTTGTACTTGAGTTTTTGTTTCGAGATGGATGAATTAATGCGATGATTTTTTTCTTTTAACTTAAGCATTTACCAATTCCTTTTTGAAAACAGTGATTAAACTTCTGGTCGCTAAAGATACGCTGGAGCCAAGGGCGCATAAGCTGGAATTATCTAAAGTAAAAAATATTTCTTCTATTTTCGTTAATTCTTTTTTAGATAATTTATTTTTTGTATTTGAAATAATTTCGTACAACCTAAAAGTTCCTTCTCGGCAAGGAGTACATTGTCCGCAAGATTGATCTTTAAAAAATTCTAACCATTGCTTCATAGTTTCTAATAAATTCGTTTTTTCATTATAGAAAAAAATTGTTCCAGCTCCAACGCTTAAGCCCGTTTGGCTAGAAGAAAATTCAAAAGGAATATTAAACTGCTTGGGTGTTACTACTGTTCCGGCATAACCTCCAGTTAGGGCAAATTTAATTTTCCCCTTAGAACCGCCAGCTAAATTTAAAAAATCGTTTAAGATTTTGCCAAATTCTATTTCTATTACTCCGGGCTTTTGAACATCGCCTACTACTGTGATAATTTTTTTACCGGAAGAATCTTCTGTACCAAATTCCCGATATTTCTTAGCACCGTAATTTATAATAAAAGGAATATTAGCAAGGCTCTCTACATTATTAATTAAAGAAGGTTTGCCAAAAAGGCCAATCGTTGATACAAAAGGAGGTTTGATTCTCGACTCAACCCTTTTTCCTTCTAGCTCGTTTAATAATGCTGATTCTTCACCGCCTATGTATCCTAGCTGAGCCGGAAAAATATTAAAATTGATATCTTTCAAAAAACCATGCTTCTTAAAATAGCTAACTTCATTCTTAAGTAAGTGGACGGCCTTTTTGTATGTTTCCTTAATGGTTATAAAAAGATCTTTTGAGTTTAGAGCGGTCGCCGCAATAAGCATTCCTCCAATAACCAAATGGGGGAAATTCTCCAAAATATACTTATCCTTATAAGTTTCTGGTTCACCTTCATGAGCATTGCAAATTACATATTTTGGCTCAACACCTTCTTTGCTAACAAGCTCCCATTTTAATCCAGTGGGAAAACCAGCACCACCTCTGCCTCTAAGCCCTGAGGATTTTATTTCATTAATAATCTCTTGAGAACTTAAATTATTGGCTTTTCTTACAGCATCAAAAACAAGATCTATGTACTTAAAAAAGATATCATGATTTTTGCCTAATAATTCTTTTGTCATTTTTTTAAACTAACCATTTTTGCTAAATCAACAAGTCGATTAGAATATCCCCATTCATTATCATACCAACCAAATATTTTAACTAAATTTCCCATCACTTTAGTAAGACCTGCGTCAAAAATACATGAATGTGAATTTCCTCTAAGATCTGAAGACACTATAGGCTCCTCGGTATATTCTAATATCCCTTTAAATTCTTTTTTATCTGCTTTAGAAAAAAATAGCTTATTAACATCTTCCTTGGTAGTTTTCTTTTTAGTTATACATACTAAATCGGTAATCGATACCACCGGTGATGGAACCCTTATAGCAAATCCGTCAAGCTTTCCTGAAACTTTTGAGATAACTTCTCCAATTGCCTTAGCGGCACCTGTTTTAGTTGGAACAATATTTTCCGCTGCCGCCCTTGCCCTTCTTAAATCTTTATGAGGGCCATCCTGCAAATTTTGATCTGCGGTATAAGAATGAACGGTTGTTATAAAACCTTTTTCTACACCGAATTTATCACTTAAAACCTTAACCATTGGCGCTAAACAATTTGTCGTACATGAACCATTAGAAATTATATTGTGTTTTTTAGGATTATATAAATTATCATTAACGCCTAAAACTAATGTTATATCAGGATTTTCCGCGGGTGCGGAAATTATAACTTTTTTGGCTCCGGCTTTTAAATGTTTTTTTGCTCCTTCGCGATCCGTAAAAAAACCAGTTGATTCAATTACAATATCAACTCCAAGCTCTTTCCATGGTAACTTTTCAGGATCCCTTTCGGATATGACTTTTATTTCTCTATTTCCAATTTTTATAGAATTTTTAGTGGCTTTTATTTTTTCACTTAAGGTACCGAAAGCAGTATCGTACTTTAAAAGATGGGCAAGCGTTGATGCATCTGTTAAATCATTAACTGCAACAAAATCCAAATTTTTATAATTTTTAGCAAGAGTCGCTCTTAGAGTTAGTCTGCCTATTCTACCAAAACCATTGATAGCTATTTTTACCATTTTTTCCTCCGAGGCTTCGGAATATATATTCCCTGCCGAAGCCGAGGCCCACCAGAAACTATAAGTGAGGGCGGGCATAAAGTTTATTAAATATTACTTAATTACTAGCTAAATTGACTGTTTACTAATCTAAATATACCATTTTAAAACTTGCCCAGAAAGAGGATTCATTCTTGTTCTTTCGTAACCGAAAGAACCAAAGGTTCCGACATGCTCGAAAAATAGGATTAGCACTAATTGTTCGCTCCACTCTCAAAAACTGAACGCCTAAAGGCGGCCTTACGGCACAGCAGCTTTTTGAGATATTACACTCAAAAAATGCATCTCTATTTTTCCTCGAATGTCGGGAATAAGAATGCATTTTTGAAAAGTGGAGCAGAATTTACAAAAATTTCCCTAGATACTATAATGATAGCAGATTAAATACGGGAACAAGCATGAAAGAAAAAAAACAATATTCATATTGGAACATTGCAGTAACACATTTCTTGACTTCTGGATTTACTACATTTGTTGTTACCATTATCTTGGTAATGCCTTTAATGATCCTATTTGGAAAAGAAAATATAATTCTAATATCAATAATAAAACAAATAATCTTTCTATTAGCTATTTGGCTAAGTGTAATGTATTCTGCCAAATATATTAAGGGAAGATATATTATTAAAGAAAGCGACAAGATAATTAAATCAGCTACTATGTATTTTATAATAATCGGCATTGGTTTCTGGTTGTTTTATATCGTAAGAGTTGCTAAAGGAGACATATATACAAACTCAATATTAGATGTTAACTTTTTTATAGATAACATATTTTTCTTTCTTGAATTCCTGGTATTTTATTTATCCAGCAAAAAATATATCCACAATACCAGCCAAAATAATACACAAATGAAGAACTAGATAACAAATAATCAAACAAGTTTAAATTTAATTACATATCTTAAAAATCGTTCTCTTTCTGCACACTTCTGAAAATGCGTCTAGGAAAAATACAAACAAAAAACGCCCTCCGATAACCATCGGAGCGGAAAGTCTATTTAGTCGAACAAAACGCACGGTAATAGCATTTTGTGAGACCGCTTTAGCGTTTAGATTTTAAAGCTTTGGGTGCAGCAGTATTTTTTAGTATTTTCAAACTGTGTGCTAGCCTTTGGTGCTTTCTGCAATGAGAAAGTACAAAAAAGTTTAATCCTTTTTTAAAAAGAAAAGGGACCTTAGCCTCTTTAAAATCTATTCAAAAATTAAATTTTAGCTTTCTTTCGATTCTTCCTTACCTCTCAAAAATCCTTCGGCGATCATAATAATAACCGGAATTACAACCCACCACATTCTATAACCTGAAACTTTACTAGCTAATGGAGACATTGCAAATAAGGCATTTTGGGATTCTTCGGATAAAAATTTTATTACCGAGCTAACAATTAAACCGGCATTTAAAAACGCATAAACACCTGTAAGAAAAG from bacterium CG_4_10_14_0_2_um_filter_33_32 includes the following:
- the pgk gene encoding phosphoglycerate kinase; amino-acid sequence: MKTIRDLDVKNKTIILRANFDVPIKSGKILDDSRIIENIPTIKYLITSKAKVLIISHLGRPQGKDKKLSLKPIAKYLEKSLHTHVKFLPDILNANVISEVSGLEPGKIIIFENIRFYEEESKNNFKFAKEIAKLGDYYVNEAFAVAHRAHASIDAITKYIPSFCGFSFEKEVEELSKVKDNPRHPFVVIIGGTKVKDKVHVIYNLLKKVDYLLVGGTSASTLLASEGYNVGSSIIDEDFLKNASDIIEKASSKIFLPVDVVVASSLKSRKPQIIDIPQVPTKICSFGSIYDIGPKTIIQWQNIIKTARTIFWSGPLGVFEKTAFSKGTRAIAKSVSSNPNQTVIGGGDTESAISKFRIRKFTHISTSGSAMLDFVAGEDLPGVVGLDIGLDNCKLR
- the gap gene encoding type I glyceraldehyde-3-phosphate dehydrogenase encodes the protein MVKIAINGFGRIGRLTLRATLAKNYKNLDFVAVNDLTDASTLAHLLKYDTAFGTLSEKIKATKNSIKIGNREIKVISERDPEKLPWKELGVDIVIESTGFFTDREGAKKHLKAGAKKVIISAPAENPDITLVLGVNDNLYNPKKHNIISNGSCTTNCLAPMVKVLSDKFGVEKGFITTVHSYTADQNLQDGPHKDLRRARAAAENIVPTKTGAAKAIGEVISKVSGKLDGFAIRVPSPVVSITDLVCITKKKTTKEDVNKLFFSKADKKEFKGILEYTEEPIVSSDLRGNSHSCIFDAGLTKVMGNLVKIFGWYDNEWGYSNRLVDLAKMVSLKK